CTTTTAGCCATCGGGGCCCTAAAAGAAATAAATGCCTCTGGATTGCACGTTCCCAGCGATATGGCGGTAGTCGGTTTTGACAAAATAGATTTTTCAAATATGACAAATCCCACTCTCACCACCATCGCACAACCGATGCATAAGATGGGTACCGTAGCAGCGAAAATGCTGATTGATAAGATTAAAGGGATAGAAGTTGAAAGTATCATATTAGACCATGATTTAGTGATACGGGAGTCCACATCAAGATAATACAGCTAAGATCAGCGCTCTGCTATTAACAGAATCCACTAGTTTAATAGTAGACCGCTGACCTTAGATGTAAATGTAATCGATTACAATGCATTCAGGGAGCGCTTTTCTAATTTAACAAAGGGGTGGATGGTTTGAAGAGATTTCTAGTCTTGATTTTGTCTTTAGTCACAATGTTTAGTTTGGCTGCGTGCAGCAGTGAGGCAGGAAGTTCCAAAGGTGAAGAAGAGGATGATACATTAAAAATTGGTATTTCATTACCATCCTCTACACATGGCTGGATGGGAGCTTTAATTGACAGTGCTGAAAAGGAAGCAAAGGCATTGAAAGAAAGTGATGGCATTGAATACGTTATGACTAATGCTGCTGATCCCAATAAGCAGGCAAATGACGTGAATGATCTAATTGCTCAAGATGTGGATGTTATCGTAATGCTCCCAATTGAGTCTGCTGCACTTTCTCCAGTTGGACAAAAAATTAAAGAGGCAGGCATTCCTTTAGTGATTGTGGACCGTGAACTGGAAAACGATGCAGCTACTGTGGTTGTAAAAGGCGATAACGAAGGTATTGGTGTAAATGCCGGTAAATACTTTGTAGAAAAGCTGAATGGAAAAGGAAAAGTAGTTGAAATAACTGGACCGCCAAGTTCCGTGACAGAACAGCGCGGAGCAGGCTTTAAAGAAGCAATGGAAAGTTCCGACATTGAGGTTATCGCTTCACAAAGCGGGGATTTCTCAACTGAAAAATCATTGGAAGTTATGCAAAATATCTTACAGGCGCATCCTCAAATCGATGCTGTTTTTACACAGGACGATGGAATGGCTCTTGGTGTATTGCAAGCCATTAAAGAAGCCGGGCGTAAAGATATTCAATTTATTACTGGTGCTGGAGGCGGAAAGGCTGTATTTGAAGACATTCAAGCAGATGGGCTGATTTCAGCAACATTTTTGTACTCTCCAACAATGGTTGAAGATGCGATACAAATTGCAGCAGACATTGCAAAAGGGAAAGACCCGGCAGAAGCAATGGTCGTGAAAGAAGCTACTCAGGTTACCAAGGATAACGTTGATGAGTTCTACGATCCAGAATCAAAATTTTAAATAATGGTGTGGAGATACAATGATTGTGAATACAGTTATTGTGTTTCCTCTTTTCCTATAAAGGAGGGACGAAAGACCATGACTACAAGTCCTTTTTTGAAAATGAGCAGCATTGAAAAATCGTTTAACGGGGTACCTGTTCTGAAAGATGTAACGTTAAATGTACAGAAAGGCGAGATCCATGCATTGTTAGGAGAAAATGGTGCCGGAAAATCTACTTTGATGAACATATTAGGCGGCGTTCATCAGCCTGATAGCGGCACCATTCACATCAATGGCCAGGATGTGAAAATGTCTAATCCCAGAGTATCACAGGAGCAGGGAGTCAGCTTTATCCATCAGGAACTAAATGTAGTATCCGATCTTAGAGTCTATGAAAATATGTTTTTAGGTTCAGAACTGCGAAATAAATTTGGATTCTTAAAAGTACAGGAGATGTGCCGGTTTACGAATGAAATATTAGCAAAGCTAGGTGTGGATATCGATCCCAGGGAATATGTCAGAAATCTGGAAACCTCCTACAAACAATTAATAGAAATATCAAAGGCGCTGCTGCATAAATCAAAGTTAATCATTATGGACGAACCTACAACATCGTTAGCGGAACATGAAGTCAGCCGTTTGTTTGATTTAATGAGGAACTTGAAGAACTCAGGCGTGTCCATTATTTATATTTCTCATAAGTTAAAGGAAATCAAGGAAGTCTGTGACCGTTACACGGTGCTGCGTGATGGAGAACTTGTTGGTACCGGCAGTATTGAAAATGAAAATTTAGATACG
This window of the Cytobacillus pseudoceanisediminis genome carries:
- a CDS encoding substrate-binding domain-containing protein — its product is MDGLKRFLVLILSLVTMFSLAACSSEAGSSKGEEEDDTLKIGISLPSSTHGWMGALIDSAEKEAKALKESDGIEYVMTNAADPNKQANDVNDLIAQDVDVIVMLPIESAALSPVGQKIKEAGIPLVIVDRELENDAATVVVKGDNEGIGVNAGKYFVEKLNGKGKVVEITGPPSSVTEQRGAGFKEAMESSDIEVIASQSGDFSTEKSLEVMQNILQAHPQIDAVFTQDDGMALGVLQAIKEAGRKDIQFITGAGGGKAVFEDIQADGLISATFLYSPTMVEDAIQIAADIAKGKDPAEAMVVKEATQVTKDNVDEFYDPESKF